One window of Thermocoleostomius sinensis A174 genomic DNA carries:
- the rsmI gene encoding 16S rRNA (cytidine(1402)-2'-O)-methyltransferase: protein MDIQAGTLYVVGTPIGNLEDMTFRAIDVLRKVSVIAAEDTRHTGKLLQHFQITTPQISYHDHNRRARHPELLRRLHQGETIALVTDAGMPGISDPGYELVKACVEEQIAVVPIPGVTAVITALSAAGLPTDRFAFEGFLPAKSQERRHYLESIQADPRTLVFYEAPHRVRQTLSDLVTVLGGDRSVVLARELTKLHEQFWRGTLAEADKFYRLHEPQGEFTLIVSGYETAEPVLSESALKAELQQLLQQGLSRSQASRQLAQQTALPRRQLYQLALTIPDALFTSSDELEDED from the coding sequence ATGGATATACAGGCTGGAACGCTTTACGTTGTTGGAACGCCGATCGGCAATCTGGAAGACATGACCTTTCGGGCGATTGATGTGCTGCGAAAGGTCAGCGTAATTGCGGCAGAAGATACCCGCCATACTGGAAAGCTTTTACAGCATTTTCAAATCACCACACCACAAATTAGCTATCACGATCACAATCGCCGCGCTCGTCATCCTGAACTGCTGCGACGCCTACACCAAGGAGAGACGATTGCCCTCGTGACGGATGCAGGAATGCCGGGCATTTCCGATCCGGGTTATGAGTTAGTAAAAGCTTGTGTTGAAGAACAGATTGCGGTGGTTCCGATTCCAGGCGTGACGGCGGTAATTACGGCGCTTAGTGCAGCGGGGTTGCCGACAGATCGTTTTGCCTTTGAAGGGTTTTTGCCTGCCAAATCTCAAGAACGTCGTCACTATCTTGAATCTATTCAAGCTGATCCTCGCACCTTAGTATTTTATGAAGCGCCTCATCGAGTACGACAAACGTTGTCAGATTTGGTGACAGTGTTGGGGGGAGATCGATCGGTTGTGCTAGCACGAGAACTGACAAAACTGCACGAACAATTTTGGCGCGGTACGTTAGCAGAGGCGGACAAGTTTTATCGCCTGCATGAACCTCAAGGTGAATTTACTTTGATTGTGTCTGGTTATGAAACGGCTGAACCTGTATTGTCTGAGTCGGCATTGAAGGCAGAACTACAGCAGTTATTGCAGCAGGGATTGTCGCGATCGCAAGCGAGTCGTCAATTAGCTCAACAAACTGCTTTACCTCGCCGTCAACTTTATCAACTAGCCCTGACAATTCCCGATGCGTTGTTTACCAGTTCGGATGAATTAGAGGATGAGGATTGA
- a CDS encoding zinc-dependent alcohol dehydrogenase family protein: MKAILMTAIGSPDVLQVQTLPTPILEQDTQLLVRLKAAGVNPIDTKLRQRGTFYPDRMPAVLGCDGAGIVEAVGSAVQQFRVGDAVYFCNGGLGGHPGNYAEYAIVDQQFVAHKPKSISFAEAAAAPLVLITAWEALYDRGRLEAGQQVLIQAGAGGVGHVAIQLAKLAGATVCTTVSSPEKAEFVTQLGADQPILYKQVDPVDAVLHWTKGEGVDLAFDTVGGAVLSQSFAATSVYGDVVTLLAPNTNTDWKTARDRNLRVSFELMLTPMLKGLVKAQQEQAKILRQCARLIDQGQLTIHVGQTFSLDQAAAAHQCLESGSMMGKLVLLID, from the coding sequence GTGAAAGCTATTTTAATGACCGCCATCGGTAGCCCTGATGTATTACAGGTGCAAACATTACCCACCCCCATCCTGGAACAAGACACGCAACTGCTAGTGCGCCTCAAAGCAGCGGGTGTAAATCCGATCGATACAAAATTGCGGCAACGCGGAACTTTTTATCCCGATCGAATGCCAGCCGTTTTGGGCTGTGATGGGGCAGGGATTGTGGAAGCCGTGGGATCGGCCGTGCAGCAGTTTCGAGTTGGAGATGCCGTGTATTTCTGCAACGGCGGATTAGGTGGACATCCGGGCAACTATGCCGAATATGCGATCGTCGATCAGCAGTTTGTTGCCCACAAGCCTAAATCGATTAGTTTTGCTGAAGCGGCAGCTGCCCCGTTGGTGCTAATTACAGCTTGGGAAGCATTGTACGATCGAGGACGGTTGGAAGCAGGGCAACAGGTGTTAATTCAGGCAGGTGCGGGCGGTGTTGGTCATGTAGCCATCCAACTGGCAAAGCTGGCAGGTGCGACGGTGTGTACGACGGTGAGTTCTCCAGAAAAGGCAGAATTTGTCACGCAGTTGGGAGCCGATCAACCGATTCTCTACAAGCAGGTTGATCCAGTGGATGCAGTACTGCACTGGACAAAAGGTGAAGGCGTCGATCTGGCGTTTGATACGGTGGGCGGTGCGGTGTTGTCGCAGAGCTTTGCGGCTACTAGCGTGTATGGGGATGTGGTAACGCTCTTGGCTCCCAATACCAATACGGATTGGAAAACGGCCCGCGATCGCAATCTGCGCGTCAGTTTTGAATTGATGCTGACCCCTATGTTGAAGGGATTGGTGAAGGCCCAACAGGAACAAGCCAAGATTTTGCGCCAGTGTGCCCGGTTGATCGATCAAGGCCAATTAACTATTCACGTGGGGCAAACTTTTTCCTTGGATCAAGCCGCCGCTGCCCATCAGTGCTTAGAGAGTGGGAGCATGATGGGTAAACTTGTCTTGCTGATCGACTAA
- the nblB gene encoding phycobilisome degradation protein NblB, with product MSVTPESVKELLRSDDFGQRLSAINQLRQLDPAIAFELIQPAIADQSVRVRYAAVSQMSTLGSQNAPLSLEILRRCLLEDPEPDVQAAAADALGALKLTEAYEDLERLYHQTPEWLVKFSIVACLGELGDPRSFSLLEAALQSDNELVKTAAIGSLGELGDERALPLILPYASNPDWQIRYRVAQALSRFDHPEARAALEQLTQDEMEPVAQEAKSYLG from the coding sequence ATGAGTGTTACGCCTGAATCTGTTAAAGAACTGTTGCGTTCAGATGATTTTGGACAACGCCTCAGCGCTATCAATCAGTTGCGGCAGCTTGATCCGGCTATTGCTTTTGAATTAATTCAACCTGCGATCGCCGATCAAAGTGTGCGCGTGCGCTATGCCGCCGTGAGCCAGATGTCCACCCTGGGAAGTCAGAACGCTCCGCTTTCGCTGGAAATCCTCCGTCGGTGTTTACTCGAAGATCCAGAACCTGATGTGCAAGCTGCGGCTGCCGATGCCTTGGGAGCACTAAAGCTGACTGAAGCCTATGAGGATTTGGAGCGGCTTTATCACCAAACCCCAGAGTGGCTCGTTAAGTTCAGCATTGTGGCCTGCTTAGGAGAACTTGGAGATCCACGCTCATTTTCACTGCTGGAAGCCGCTTTGCAGTCCGACAACGAACTGGTTAAAACGGCTGCAATTGGTTCGTTGGGTGAACTGGGCGATGAACGCGCTCTGCCCCTAATTTTGCCGTATGCGTCTAATCCTGACTGGCAAATTCGCTATCGAGTGGCGCAAGCGTTGAGTCGCTTTGATCATCCAGAAGCACGGGCTGCTTTAGAACAACTAACCCAAGACGAGATGGAACCTGTAGCCCAGGAAGCTAAATCTTATCTGGGCTAG
- a CDS encoding sugar transferase — translation MNTTPKISFFYSRTVSHLSSVPQETVSSSIHPSVTSRLKRYIDIIGACVGLTLTAVLLLPIAVAIYLDNPGPLFYCQTRCGYRGQSFRIWKFRSMIVNADQLKHTVVNQAKGHIFKNDRDPRITKVGRFLRRTSLDELPQFWNVLKGEMSLVGTRPPTPDEVKKYNNRHWKRLDVKPGITGEWQANGRSSVTNFEDIVNLDLRYMEQWSIAYDLGLILKTILVVVKRKGAC, via the coding sequence ATGAATACAACCCCTAAAATATCTTTTTTTTATTCAAGAACTGTTTCTCATTTGTCCTCAGTACCACAAGAGACCGTTTCGTCGAGTATTCACCCATCGGTTACTAGCCGATTAAAACGATACATTGATATCATCGGAGCTTGCGTTGGTCTCACGCTTACGGCTGTCTTGTTGCTTCCGATTGCGGTTGCCATCTATTTAGACAATCCAGGACCGCTGTTTTATTGTCAAACTCGCTGTGGTTATCGGGGGCAATCCTTTCGTATCTGGAAGTTTCGCTCAATGATAGTCAATGCTGACCAACTAAAGCACACCGTTGTTAACCAAGCCAAAGGACACATTTTTAAGAATGATCGCGATCCACGCATTACCAAAGTAGGACGGTTTCTGCGTCGTACCAGCTTGGATGAATTGCCGCAGTTCTGGAATGTGCTGAAAGGCGAGATGAGCTTGGTTGGAACACGCCCACCCACTCCCGATGAAGTGAAAAAGTACAACAATCGTCATTGGAAGCGGTTAGATGTGAAACCTGGCATCACTGGCGAGTGGCAAGCCAATGGTCGATCGTCTGTCACAAATTTTGAAGATATCGTTAACCTCGATTTACGCTACATGGAGCAGTGGTCGATCGCCTATGATCTGGGGCTGATTCTTAAAACAATTCTAGTGGTTGTTAAACGGAAAGGCGCTTGCTAG
- a CDS encoding molybdopterin-dependent oxidoreductase produces MTESLDLQVNGQVHSTDCTPGTSLLTVLQQQGWYGAHRVCESGDCGSCTVWVDDVPVHSCIYPAVHAIDRSITTIEGLAPNGELAPIQVAFLENQGFQCGYCTPGMIMSAEKLTVETEQDIRQSLDGNLCRCTGYEAIVKSILAAKHPSLSTSDSPLPTFSCPQIGQNIPKQDGPDIVTGKPIYTTDWAPPGLLHLKVLRSPHAHARIRSINTEKAKTLPGVHAVFTHADVPRRAYSTAGHGEPVPDPLDHYLLDNKVRFVGDRVAAVVAESVAIAEQACQLIEVDYEILPHVLDPAVAIGRVASSVSAIDAAPVPIIHDEADSSQIHDAARNIAGQVVMSRGDVDAGFAEADFIVENTYYLPAVQHFHLELHASISWIDADGTVMVRSSTQVPFHCQRVLSELFDLPKENIRVFKAKVGGGFGNKQEILLEDLCVLATLRTGRPVQWQLTRQEEFTATTSRHAMQIHLKTGVKRNGTLTAIDMEALANTGAYGNHGTQVVFLTGSMPLGIYGCPNQRYTGYSIYTNTMPGGAFRGYGATQGVFAMECQLDEIADKLGLNPIDLRRQQLITADDEILIGADHHFHLIGSYGLTEVLDRVAHAFQAQLNATPVVDGPLRRGTGFAIAMQGSGLAKIHLARARMCLKPDGRYELRTGSVDVGTGSDTTLRQIAADALATTIDRIDIIAADTHETPFDAGSYASATLYISGQAIRLTAEALRSHLLARAATMLHSPVETLSLTRDAVISQSESLSLTALAEAVAQGPPLEVEREYAADCSSLTFAAVGVDVEVDVETGKVKLLRCVQAIDLGKAINPRICEGQVQGATVMGIGYALSEMLQRDAQGHPLNPAPRTYRLPLAKDIPPLEVILVETVDPHGPHGAKGIGEIGVNGIAPAIANAIAHATGVRLRQLPMTPERVWQALQA; encoded by the coding sequence ATGACAGAATCGCTTGATTTGCAGGTAAATGGGCAAGTCCACTCGACTGATTGCACACCGGGCACGTCACTATTGACCGTATTACAACAGCAAGGTTGGTATGGAGCGCATCGTGTCTGTGAATCGGGCGATTGCGGCAGTTGCACTGTTTGGGTGGATGATGTTCCGGTGCATAGCTGCATTTATCCAGCAGTTCACGCGATCGATCGCTCCATTACCACAATTGAAGGATTAGCACCCAACGGCGAACTTGCCCCGATTCAAGTCGCGTTTCTGGAAAACCAAGGCTTTCAGTGTGGCTACTGCACCCCCGGTATGATTATGTCAGCCGAAAAACTGACAGTTGAGACTGAGCAAGACATCCGACAGTCTCTAGATGGCAATCTCTGCCGCTGCACAGGCTATGAAGCGATCGTCAAAAGCATCTTGGCCGCCAAACACCCCTCCCTTTCAACTTCCGACTCCCCACTTCCGACTTTCTCCTGCCCTCAAATTGGGCAAAACATCCCCAAACAGGACGGCCCCGATATTGTCACTGGCAAACCGATCTATACGACCGACTGGGCCCCACCAGGTTTGCTGCATTTGAAAGTCCTGCGATCGCCCCACGCCCATGCCCGCATTCGCTCGATCAACACCGAGAAAGCCAAGACACTCCCGGGAGTTCATGCGGTGTTCACCCATGCAGATGTACCGCGCCGCGCCTATTCCACGGCAGGTCATGGCGAACCCGTGCCCGATCCGTTGGATCATTACTTGCTCGACAATAAAGTCCGGTTTGTGGGCGATCGGGTGGCAGCGGTAGTGGCAGAGTCGGTGGCCATTGCCGAACAAGCCTGTCAGTTAATTGAAGTAGACTACGAAATATTGCCGCATGTCCTCGATCCGGCAGTGGCAATTGGGCGAGTGGCATCCTCAGTTTCGGCAATAGATGCAGCGCCCGTGCCCATCATCCATGACGAAGCCGACTCTAGCCAAATTCATGATGCGGCTCGCAACATTGCTGGACAGGTAGTGATGAGCAGGGGCGATGTGGATGCTGGCTTTGCCGAGGCTGATTTCATTGTCGAGAATACCTACTATCTGCCAGCCGTCCAGCATTTTCATCTGGAGTTGCACGCCAGCATTAGTTGGATTGATGCTGACGGTACGGTGATGGTGCGATCGAGTACACAAGTGCCGTTTCACTGTCAGCGGGTGCTATCGGAACTATTCGATCTGCCCAAAGAAAACATCCGCGTCTTCAAAGCTAAAGTTGGTGGTGGGTTTGGCAACAAGCAGGAAATTTTGCTGGAAGATCTATGCGTCTTGGCTACCTTGCGAACGGGGCGTCCGGTGCAGTGGCAACTGACACGCCAAGAAGAATTCACGGCTACCACCAGTCGCCACGCTATGCAAATTCACCTAAAAACGGGGGTGAAGCGGAATGGTACGTTAACGGCGATCGACATGGAAGCCCTGGCGAATACGGGCGCGTATGGCAATCACGGCACACAGGTTGTGTTTTTGACAGGCAGTATGCCGCTGGGCATTTATGGCTGTCCCAATCAGCGCTATACAGGTTATTCCATCTATACCAACACCATGCCGGGCGGTGCATTTCGCGGCTATGGAGCCACACAGGGGGTATTTGCCATGGAGTGCCAGCTCGATGAAATTGCTGACAAACTAGGGCTAAACCCGATCGATCTGCGTCGTCAGCAGCTAATTACCGCCGACGATGAGATTTTGATTGGAGCCGATCATCATTTCCACCTGATCGGCAGCTATGGCTTAACAGAGGTGTTAGATCGAGTGGCTCATGCCTTTCAAGCTCAACTGAATGCGACTCCGGTGGTAGATGGCCCATTGCGGCGCGGTACAGGATTTGCCATTGCCATGCAGGGCAGCGGCTTGGCCAAAATTCACCTAGCCCGGGCCCGCATGTGCTTAAAACCAGACGGACGCTATGAACTGCGCACCGGATCAGTCGATGTGGGAACCGGATCAGATACAACCCTGCGACAAATTGCGGCTGATGCTTTGGCTACCACAATCGATCGCATTGACATCATTGCGGCTGATACCCACGAAACTCCATTTGATGCAGGGTCCTATGCTTCGGCTACGTTATACATTTCGGGGCAAGCCATTCGCTTGACGGCTGAAGCCCTGCGATCGCACCTGCTTGCTCGGGCTGCTACTATGTTGCATTCACCGGTAGAAACGTTGTCGCTCACCAGGGATGCCGTGATCAGCCAATCTGAATCGCTATCGTTGACGGCCCTTGCTGAAGCTGTGGCCCAAGGGCCACCCCTCGAAGTAGAGCGAGAGTATGCCGCTGATTGTTCCTCGTTGACGTTTGCGGCGGTGGGGGTTGATGTGGAAGTCGATGTTGAAACGGGTAAGGTTAAACTACTCCGCTGTGTGCAAGCGATCGATCTGGGCAAAGCGATTAATCCGCGCATTTGCGAAGGACAAGTTCAGGGTGCAACTGTGATGGGCATTGGCTATGCCCTCAGCGAAATGCTGCAACGGGACGCGCAAGGACATCCCCTCAATCCCGCCCCCCGTACCTATCGCTTGCCCCTAGCCAAAGACATTCCGCCGCTGGAGGTGATCCTGGTGGAAACCGTCGATCCCCATGGGCCGCATGGAGCTAAAGGAATTGGTGAAATCGGCGTCAACGGCATTGCCCCAGCGATTGCCAACGCCATCGCCCATGCCACCGGAGTTCGCCTGAGACAACTGCCCATGACCCCCGAACGAGTTTGGCAAGCCCTTCAAGCCTGA
- a CDS encoding sugar kinase, with protein sequence MLHTPAHGLFVGLITLDLLYLVTELPNRNQKVVALDSLTAAGGPATNAAVAFKHLGNQATLLGVMGCHAMTSCVVTDLQQCGVTFVDLQPDRAEPLPTSSIIVTQATGDRAVVSLNASKSQAQADAIPGSILTDLEHHSIQVVLIDGHQIEVGHTIAQRARAAGIPIVIDGGSWKPGFEQVLPYADYVICSANFHPPGCPTPDQVFHYLSKLQIPYIAITQGDRPIQFLSQGESGFIPVPSVTPIDTLGAGDIFHGAFCHFIQYTSFKAALTQAATIAAHSCQFFGTRQWMKEERIKEKDKG encoded by the coding sequence GTGTTGCACACTCCTGCTCATGGACTATTTGTCGGGCTGATTACGCTAGACTTGCTTTACCTTGTCACCGAGTTACCTAATCGCAATCAGAAAGTTGTAGCGCTAGATTCCCTAACGGCAGCGGGTGGGCCTGCCACCAATGCTGCTGTTGCATTTAAACACTTAGGAAATCAAGCAACTCTACTGGGTGTGATGGGTTGCCATGCCATGACCTCCTGTGTAGTCACAGATTTGCAGCAATGTGGCGTTACCTTTGTCGATCTTCAACCCGATCGAGCAGAACCCTTGCCCACATCTTCTATTATCGTGACACAGGCTACAGGCGATCGGGCAGTGGTGTCTCTCAATGCCAGCAAGTCCCAAGCCCAAGCTGATGCCATTCCTGGCTCAATTCTCACCGATCTAGAACACCATAGCATTCAGGTGGTGCTAATTGATGGTCATCAAATAGAGGTGGGTCACACCATTGCCCAGCGGGCCCGCGCTGCCGGAATTCCGATCGTAATTGATGGCGGCAGTTGGAAACCCGGCTTTGAGCAAGTGCTTCCCTATGCAGATTACGTTATCTGCTCTGCCAATTTCCATCCACCCGGATGTCCTACACCAGATCAGGTCTTCCATTACCTATCTAAGCTTCAGATTCCCTATATTGCCATAACCCAAGGCGATCGACCCATTCAATTTCTCAGCCAAGGAGAATCTGGCTTCATTCCAGTTCCATCTGTGACCCCGATCGATACACTAGGCGCAGGTGATATTTTCCACGGGGCATTCTGTCATTTCATCCAATACACCAGTTTTAAAGCTGCCCTCACTCAAGCCGCGACGATCGCCGCCCACAGTTGTCAGTTTTTTGGTACAAGGCAGTGGATGAAGGAAGAAAGGATAAAGGAAAAGGATAAAGGATAA
- a CDS encoding SPFH domain-containing protein, producing MANADSSLPLIQTITPERWAGLSMDFIAAGYVGLLVKNGQLVRRLTPGRHFSFAIPWIEQAQIILVDTKLRNLEVISRGDFLSLDQYLVNVSLSVLYQVIDPKRVALEISDPIAALTSAVKDTLGVIVNQMRLSDLVRQGRVDIRQHLISHLDFYSIGFNLEDVRVGDISFPQARGVVRQIEGLTARAEAEHEIALRSKIAESDQTIRLQLNHAELNQRAESVVHPTIAASENRAALPPHNRVPLPPTTLADPSQSAATARLVHQRTGAIVPLSVNPFTIGRELDNSLVSEDSLCSRRHARIERVLNAENHVQYQLIDVGSSNGTYVSNQRLVAQQPIVLSPGSLIRIGNDEWLFEAEV from the coding sequence ATGGCCAACGCCGACAGTTCGTTACCACTCATCCAAACGATCACCCCAGAACGCTGGGCAGGCTTGAGCATGGATTTTATTGCGGCTGGCTATGTGGGGCTGTTGGTGAAAAACGGGCAACTAGTACGGAGGCTGACACCGGGACGCCACTTCAGCTTTGCAATTCCCTGGATTGAGCAAGCGCAAATTATTTTGGTAGATACAAAGTTGCGCAACCTAGAAGTGATATCGCGGGGCGATTTTCTATCGCTGGATCAGTATTTGGTGAATGTATCGTTGAGTGTGTTGTATCAGGTCATTGATCCAAAGCGAGTAGCCCTAGAAATTTCCGATCCGATCGCCGCCCTTACCAGTGCAGTGAAAGATACGCTGGGTGTGATTGTCAACCAGATGCGACTCAGTGATTTGGTACGGCAAGGCCGAGTCGATATTCGGCAACATCTAATCAGCCATCTCGATTTCTACTCGATCGGATTTAATTTAGAAGATGTGCGGGTCGGCGATATCAGCTTTCCCCAAGCGCGCGGGGTGGTACGGCAAATTGAAGGTTTGACGGCACGGGCAGAAGCTGAACATGAGATTGCTCTTCGATCCAAGATTGCGGAAAGTGACCAAACCATCCGATTGCAACTCAACCATGCCGAGTTAAACCAACGGGCTGAATCTGTTGTTCACCCGACGATCGCGGCCTCTGAGAATAGGGCTGCCCTCCCGCCGCACAATCGAGTGCCGCTACCACCTACCACCCTAGCCGATCCCTCACAAAGCGCGGCCACGGCGCGTCTAGTGCATCAGAGAACAGGTGCCATTGTACCCCTTTCGGTCAACCCCTTCACAATCGGACGCGAATTGGACAACAGCTTGGTTTCTGAAGATTCGCTCTGTTCACGACGACACGCCCGAATTGAACGAGTGTTGAATGCCGAGAACCATGTTCAGTATCAATTAATTGACGTGGGCAGTTCCAATGGCACGTATGTCAGCAATCAACGCCTTGTGGCACAGCAGCCGATCGTTCTTAGCCCCGGTAGCCTAATTCGCATTGGTAACGACGAATGGCTCTTTGAAGCTGAAGTGTAA
- a CDS encoding alr0857 family protein: protein MLKVAYTESGLHIERLNQSVEEWISLRVVLALRTNRRLMVEHGRASILLPMSLPSLPSLETYLKPEEVETIAISICDDEFVEISLQGIWISSCMSEAEGMFVVALSPRTELVLLQLWQASQTCTFPIWR from the coding sequence ATGCTGAAAGTTGCCTATACTGAAAGCGGCTTGCACATCGAACGGTTGAATCAGTCTGTTGAAGAGTGGATTTCACTACGAGTTGTTCTAGCGTTGCGAACCAATCGACGGCTAATGGTTGAACATGGCCGGGCATCCATTCTGCTACCCATGTCGTTGCCCAGCTTGCCCAGTTTAGAAACATATCTCAAACCAGAGGAAGTAGAAACAATCGCCATCTCGATCTGCGATGACGAGTTTGTGGAAATTAGTCTGCAAGGAATCTGGATTAGTTCTTGCATGAGCGAAGCCGAAGGAATGTTTGTGGTGGCCCTTAGCCCCCGAACAGAACTGGTTTTGCTTCAACTGTGGCAAGCGTCGCAAACTTGTACGTTTCCGATTTGGCGATGA
- a CDS encoding GNAT family N-acetyltransferase has protein sequence MSEPNLAELPSDYRLRIGSGLDRALLVKFMQQTYQELYPGCNLTHFAITVEQYLSSETPLWWVEQEDATPIACLWLGTAIDQVQGDRHAYIFLLYVSPDHRRRGIGSALMQYAETWAKARGDRQIGLQVFQTNQPALNLYAKLGYRTQSIWMVKSFCILLLFLLHS, from the coding sequence GTGTCTGAACCAAATTTAGCAGAACTGCCTTCAGATTATCGGCTACGGATCGGGTCTGGACTCGATCGGGCGCTGCTGGTTAAGTTCATGCAGCAGACCTATCAAGAGCTTTACCCTGGTTGCAATTTGACGCATTTTGCAATCACAGTTGAACAGTATTTGTCATCCGAAACGCCGCTGTGGTGGGTTGAGCAGGAAGATGCAACTCCGATTGCTTGCCTATGGCTGGGAACAGCTATAGATCAGGTGCAGGGCGATCGCCATGCCTACATTTTTTTGTTATATGTCAGCCCTGACCATCGTCGCCGAGGGATTGGCTCGGCTCTGATGCAATACGCTGAAACCTGGGCAAAAGCTAGAGGCGATCGGCAAATTGGGCTACAAGTGTTTCAAACCAATCAACCCGCGCTCAATCTCTACGCAAAATTGGGCTATCGGACACAGTCGATTTGGATGGTGAAATCATTCTGTATCCTTTTGCTGTTTCTGCTTCACTCCTGA
- a CDS encoding CBS domain-containing protein: MSTTVADIMSRDPIVVHPETPLNEAIKILAEHRISGLPVVDASNKLVGVVSETDLMWQETGVTPPAYFMILDSVIYLENPAKYERDLHKALGQTVDEVMTKKDIATTTPETSVRSAAHLMHERKVHRLIVVDATKQVVGVLTRGDIIRLMAANQE; the protein is encoded by the coding sequence ATGTCTACGACCGTTGCCGATATTATGAGCCGCGATCCGATCGTGGTTCATCCCGAAACGCCGCTCAATGAGGCGATCAAAATTCTGGCAGAGCATCGCATTAGCGGGCTACCTGTGGTGGATGCTAGCAACAAATTGGTGGGAGTTGTTTCTGAAACCGATCTCATGTGGCAGGAAACAGGTGTCACTCCTCCTGCCTATTTCATGATTTTGGATAGCGTCATTTATTTAGAAAATCCAGCTAAATATGAACGCGATTTACATAAAGCTCTGGGACAAACTGTAGACGAGGTGATGACGAAAAAAGACATTGCTACAACGACTCCAGAAACCTCTGTCCGCAGCGCTGCTCACTTGATGCACGAACGAAAAGTGCATCGACTCATTGTAGTGGATGCGACCAAACAAGTTGTCGGGGTGCTGACTCGAGGTGACATTATTCGATTGATGGCTGCCAATCAAGAGTGA
- a CDS encoding ribbon-helix-helix domain-containing protein: MYTINRTATTEMEVTSIRLERELKEKLKELAGNQGYQALIRDVLWNYVQQKSGDYPQLNRSDIRATMSAVAQQEERCMLTGAIIQPQQPMLLGLTTHGEIVPLSVDSVAH, translated from the coding sequence ATGTACACCATTAACCGCACTGCAACGACCGAGATGGAAGTGACGAGCATTCGGCTAGAGCGAGAATTGAAAGAAAAGCTTAAAGAACTGGCAGGCAACCAAGGCTATCAGGCCCTGATTCGAGATGTGTTATGGAATTATGTGCAGCAAAAATCCGGAGATTATCCACAGTTAAATCGATCGGACATTCGCGCAACCATGTCCGCCGTTGCTCAACAAGAAGAACGGTGTATGCTCACAGGTGCAATTATTCAACCGCAACAGCCAATGTTATTGGGGTTAACCACACACGGCGAAATAGTGCCCCTCAGCGTAGACAGTGTGGCGCATTAG